A window from Balearica regulorum gibbericeps isolate bBalReg1 chromosome 1, bBalReg1.pri, whole genome shotgun sequence encodes these proteins:
- the PNPLA4 gene encoding patatin-like phospholipase domain-containing protein 4 isoform X7 → MKHINLSFAACGFLGIYHLGAAAAFYRHGKKLLKVVKAFAGASAGSLAATVLLAVPENMEKCKQFAYGFAEEVRKLDFGAVTPGYDFMKTLREGIESILPSNAHEIAENRLYVSVTNTKNGENHLVSSFASREDLIKVLLASSFVPVYAGIKPVEYKGEKWVDGGLTNGLPILPVGRTVTISPFSGRLDICPQDKGRVDLYVKFAKQDIMLSLANLVRLNQALFPPNQEKMESLYQNGFDDAVRFLLKENWFE, encoded by the exons atgaaacatatCAATCTGTCATTTGCAGCTTGTGGGTTTCTGGGTATTTACCACTTgggggcagcagctgctttttacAGACATGGTAAGAAGTTACTGAAAGTTGTGAAAGCTTTTGCGGGAGCTTCTGCAGGATCACTGGCTGCCACTGTCTTATTAGCAGTACCAGAAAATATGGAG aaatgcaagCAGTTTGCCTATGGATTTGCAGAGGAAGTTAGAAAATTGGACTTCGGTGCTGTAACACCTGgttatgattttatgaaaacacTTAG GGAAGGCATAGAGTCTATTCTTCCTTCTAATGCTCATGAGATAGCTGAGAACCGGCTCTATGTGTCAGTCACTAACACCAAAAATGGGGAAAATCACTTGGTTTCAAGTTTTGCCTCCAGGGAGGACCTCATTAAG gTCTTGCTAGCAAGTAGTTTTGTACCAGTATATGCAGGAATTAAACCAGTGGAATATAAAGGAGAG aAGTGGGTTGATGGTGGCCTTACTAATGGCCTTCCTATCTTGCCTGTTGGACGAACTGTGACGATTTCTCCTTTCAGCGGTCGACTAGATATCTGTCCACAAGATAAAGGACGTGTGGATCTTTATGTTAAATTTGCAAAACAAGATATAATG CTGTCTCTGGCCAACCTAGTAAGACTTAATCAAGCTTTGTTCCCACCAAACCAGGAGAAAATGGAGTCGTTATACCAAAATGGATTTGATGATGCTGTACgttttttactgaaagaaaattggTTTGAATAG
- the PNPLA4 gene encoding patatin-like phospholipase domain-containing protein 4 isoform X1: MVEQLLRVSVWLPHHLDPEVTFKKMWTAKSLCSAQILLLQLKESKFCSCMFPKTQQFWIGILNNCTIRTPCNGVKFQVSKVNDKQSVVDARMATSADGTKVAAGKSPSGVCDGSRHSLEAKMKHINLSFAACGFLGIYHLGAAAAFYRHGKKLLKVVKAFAGASAGSLAATVLLAVPENMEKCKQFAYGFAEEVRKLDFGAVTPGYDFMKTLREGIESILPSNAHEIAENRLYVSVTNTKNGENHLVSSFASREDLIKVLLASSFVPVYAGIKPVEYKGEKWVDGGLTNGLPILPVGRTVTISPFSGRLDICPQDKGRVDLYVKFAKQDIMLLGLLQLSLANLVRLNQALFPPNQEKMESLYQNGFDDAVRFLLKENWFE; the protein is encoded by the exons ATGGTAGAACAGCTTCTGAGAGTGTCAGTTTGGTTACCACATCATCTGGATCCAGAGGTcacttttaagaaaatgtgGACTGCTAAAAGTCTTTGTAGTGCTCAAATACTGTTGCTTCAgttgaaagaaagcaaattctgtAGTTGCATGTTTCCAAAAACTCAGCAGTTTTGGATTGGAATTCTAAACAATTGCACCATAAGAACGCCATGTAATGGAGTTAAATTCCAG GTTTCCAAGGTAAATGATAAACAATCAGTAGTAGATGCAAGAATGGCTACTAGTGCAGATGGAACAAAAGTAGCTGCTGGAAAAAGTCCCAGTGGAGTATGTGATGGAAGCCGACATTCATTAGAAG caaaaatgaaacatatCAATCTGTCATTTGCAGCTTGTGGGTTTCTGGGTATTTACCACTTgggggcagcagctgctttttacAGACATGGTAAGAAGTTACTGAAAGTTGTGAAAGCTTTTGCGGGAGCTTCTGCAGGATCACTGGCTGCCACTGTCTTATTAGCAGTACCAGAAAATATGGAG aaatgcaagCAGTTTGCCTATGGATTTGCAGAGGAAGTTAGAAAATTGGACTTCGGTGCTGTAACACCTGgttatgattttatgaaaacacTTAG GGAAGGCATAGAGTCTATTCTTCCTTCTAATGCTCATGAGATAGCTGAGAACCGGCTCTATGTGTCAGTCACTAACACCAAAAATGGGGAAAATCACTTGGTTTCAAGTTTTGCCTCCAGGGAGGACCTCATTAAG gTCTTGCTAGCAAGTAGTTTTGTACCAGTATATGCAGGAATTAAACCAGTGGAATATAAAGGAGAG aAGTGGGTTGATGGTGGCCTTACTAATGGCCTTCCTATCTTGCCTGTTGGACGAACTGTGACGATTTCTCCTTTCAGCGGTCGACTAGATATCTGTCCACAAGATAAAGGACGTGTGGATCTTTATGTTAAATTTGCAAAACAAGATATAATG CTTCTCGGTCTGTTGCAGCTGTCTCTGGCCAACCTAGTAAGACTTAATCAAGCTTTGTTCCCACCAAACCAGGAGAAAATGGAGTCGTTATACCAAAATGGATTTGATGATGCTGTACgttttttactgaaagaaaattggTTTGAATAG
- the PNPLA4 gene encoding patatin-like phospholipase domain-containing protein 4 isoform X4, with translation MVEQLLRVSVWLPHHLDPEVTFKKMWTAKSLCSAQILLLQLKESKFCSCMFPKTQQFWIGILNNCTIRTPCNGVKFQVSKVNDKQSVVDARMATSADGTKVAAGKSPSGVCDGSRHSLEACGFLGIYHLGAAAAFYRHGKKLLKVVKAFAGASAGSLAATVLLAVPENMEKCKQFAYGFAEEVRKLDFGAVTPGYDFMKTLREGIESILPSNAHEIAENRLYVSVTNTKNGENHLVSSFASREDLIKVLLASSFVPVYAGIKPVEYKGEKWVDGGLTNGLPILPVGRTVTISPFSGRLDICPQDKGRVDLYVKFAKQDIMLSLANLVRLNQALFPPNQEKMESLYQNGFDDAVRFLLKENWFE, from the exons ATGGTAGAACAGCTTCTGAGAGTGTCAGTTTGGTTACCACATCATCTGGATCCAGAGGTcacttttaagaaaatgtgGACTGCTAAAAGTCTTTGTAGTGCTCAAATACTGTTGCTTCAgttgaaagaaagcaaattctgtAGTTGCATGTTTCCAAAAACTCAGCAGTTTTGGATTGGAATTCTAAACAATTGCACCATAAGAACGCCATGTAATGGAGTTAAATTCCAG GTTTCCAAGGTAAATGATAAACAATCAGTAGTAGATGCAAGAATGGCTACTAGTGCAGATGGAACAAAAGTAGCTGCTGGAAAAAGTCCCAGTGGAGTATGTGATGGAAGCCGACATTCATTAGAAG CTTGTGGGTTTCTGGGTATTTACCACTTgggggcagcagctgctttttacAGACATGGTAAGAAGTTACTGAAAGTTGTGAAAGCTTTTGCGGGAGCTTCTGCAGGATCACTGGCTGCCACTGTCTTATTAGCAGTACCAGAAAATATGGAG aaatgcaagCAGTTTGCCTATGGATTTGCAGAGGAAGTTAGAAAATTGGACTTCGGTGCTGTAACACCTGgttatgattttatgaaaacacTTAG GGAAGGCATAGAGTCTATTCTTCCTTCTAATGCTCATGAGATAGCTGAGAACCGGCTCTATGTGTCAGTCACTAACACCAAAAATGGGGAAAATCACTTGGTTTCAAGTTTTGCCTCCAGGGAGGACCTCATTAAG gTCTTGCTAGCAAGTAGTTTTGTACCAGTATATGCAGGAATTAAACCAGTGGAATATAAAGGAGAG aAGTGGGTTGATGGTGGCCTTACTAATGGCCTTCCTATCTTGCCTGTTGGACGAACTGTGACGATTTCTCCTTTCAGCGGTCGACTAGATATCTGTCCACAAGATAAAGGACGTGTGGATCTTTATGTTAAATTTGCAAAACAAGATATAATG CTGTCTCTGGCCAACCTAGTAAGACTTAATCAAGCTTTGTTCCCACCAAACCAGGAGAAAATGGAGTCGTTATACCAAAATGGATTTGATGATGCTGTACgttttttactgaaagaaaattggTTTGAATAG
- the PNPLA4 gene encoding patatin-like phospholipase domain-containing protein 4 isoform X8 — protein MKCKQFAYGFAEEVRKLDFGAVTPGYDFMKTLREGIESILPSNAHEIAENRLYVSVTNTKNGENHLVSSFASREDLIKVLLASSFVPVYAGIKPVEYKGEKWVDGGLTNGLPILPVGRTVTISPFSGRLDICPQDKGRVDLYVKFAKQDIMLSLANLVRLNQALFPPNQEKMESLYQNGFDDAVRFLLKENWFE, from the exons ATG aaatgcaagCAGTTTGCCTATGGATTTGCAGAGGAAGTTAGAAAATTGGACTTCGGTGCTGTAACACCTGgttatgattttatgaaaacacTTAG GGAAGGCATAGAGTCTATTCTTCCTTCTAATGCTCATGAGATAGCTGAGAACCGGCTCTATGTGTCAGTCACTAACACCAAAAATGGGGAAAATCACTTGGTTTCAAGTTTTGCCTCCAGGGAGGACCTCATTAAG gTCTTGCTAGCAAGTAGTTTTGTACCAGTATATGCAGGAATTAAACCAGTGGAATATAAAGGAGAG aAGTGGGTTGATGGTGGCCTTACTAATGGCCTTCCTATCTTGCCTGTTGGACGAACTGTGACGATTTCTCCTTTCAGCGGTCGACTAGATATCTGTCCACAAGATAAAGGACGTGTGGATCTTTATGTTAAATTTGCAAAACAAGATATAATG CTGTCTCTGGCCAACCTAGTAAGACTTAATCAAGCTTTGTTCCCACCAAACCAGGAGAAAATGGAGTCGTTATACCAAAATGGATTTGATGATGCTGTACgttttttactgaaagaaaattggTTTGAATAG
- the PNPLA4 gene encoding patatin-like phospholipase domain-containing protein 4 isoform X3, which translates to MVEQLLRVSVWLPHHLDPEVTFKKMWTAKSLCSAQILLLQLKESKFCSCMFPKTQQFWIGILNNCTIRTPCNGVKFQVSKVNDKQSVVDARMATSADGTKVAAGKSPSGVCDGSRHSLEACGFLGIYHLGAAAAFYRHGKKLLKVVKAFAGASAGSLAATVLLAVPENMEKCKQFAYGFAEEVRKLDFGAVTPGYDFMKTLREGIESILPSNAHEIAENRLYVSVTNTKNGENHLVSSFASREDLIKVLLASSFVPVYAGIKPVEYKGEKWVDGGLTNGLPILPVGRTVTISPFSGRLDICPQDKGRVDLYVKFAKQDIMLLGLLQLSLANLVRLNQALFPPNQEKMESLYQNGFDDAVRFLLKENWFE; encoded by the exons ATGGTAGAACAGCTTCTGAGAGTGTCAGTTTGGTTACCACATCATCTGGATCCAGAGGTcacttttaagaaaatgtgGACTGCTAAAAGTCTTTGTAGTGCTCAAATACTGTTGCTTCAgttgaaagaaagcaaattctgtAGTTGCATGTTTCCAAAAACTCAGCAGTTTTGGATTGGAATTCTAAACAATTGCACCATAAGAACGCCATGTAATGGAGTTAAATTCCAG GTTTCCAAGGTAAATGATAAACAATCAGTAGTAGATGCAAGAATGGCTACTAGTGCAGATGGAACAAAAGTAGCTGCTGGAAAAAGTCCCAGTGGAGTATGTGATGGAAGCCGACATTCATTAGAAG CTTGTGGGTTTCTGGGTATTTACCACTTgggggcagcagctgctttttacAGACATGGTAAGAAGTTACTGAAAGTTGTGAAAGCTTTTGCGGGAGCTTCTGCAGGATCACTGGCTGCCACTGTCTTATTAGCAGTACCAGAAAATATGGAG aaatgcaagCAGTTTGCCTATGGATTTGCAGAGGAAGTTAGAAAATTGGACTTCGGTGCTGTAACACCTGgttatgattttatgaaaacacTTAG GGAAGGCATAGAGTCTATTCTTCCTTCTAATGCTCATGAGATAGCTGAGAACCGGCTCTATGTGTCAGTCACTAACACCAAAAATGGGGAAAATCACTTGGTTTCAAGTTTTGCCTCCAGGGAGGACCTCATTAAG gTCTTGCTAGCAAGTAGTTTTGTACCAGTATATGCAGGAATTAAACCAGTGGAATATAAAGGAGAG aAGTGGGTTGATGGTGGCCTTACTAATGGCCTTCCTATCTTGCCTGTTGGACGAACTGTGACGATTTCTCCTTTCAGCGGTCGACTAGATATCTGTCCACAAGATAAAGGACGTGTGGATCTTTATGTTAAATTTGCAAAACAAGATATAATG CTTCTCGGTCTGTTGCAGCTGTCTCTGGCCAACCTAGTAAGACTTAATCAAGCTTTGTTCCCACCAAACCAGGAGAAAATGGAGTCGTTATACCAAAATGGATTTGATGATGCTGTACgttttttactgaaagaaaattggTTTGAATAG
- the PNPLA4 gene encoding patatin-like phospholipase domain-containing protein 4 isoform X2 — MVEQLLRVSVWLPHHLDPEVTFKKMWTAKSLCSAQILLLQLKESKFCSCMFPKTQQFWIGILNNCTIRTPCNGVKFQVSKVNDKQSVVDARMATSADGTKVAAGKSPSGVCDGSRHSLEAKMKHINLSFAACGFLGIYHLGAAAAFYRHGKKLLKVVKAFAGASAGSLAATVLLAVPENMEKCKQFAYGFAEEVRKLDFGAVTPGYDFMKTLREGIESILPSNAHEIAENRLYVSVTNTKNGENHLVSSFASREDLIKVLLASSFVPVYAGIKPVEYKGEKWVDGGLTNGLPILPVGRTVTISPFSGRLDICPQDKGRVDLYVKFAKQDIMLSLANLVRLNQALFPPNQEKMESLYQNGFDDAVRFLLKENWFE; from the exons ATGGTAGAACAGCTTCTGAGAGTGTCAGTTTGGTTACCACATCATCTGGATCCAGAGGTcacttttaagaaaatgtgGACTGCTAAAAGTCTTTGTAGTGCTCAAATACTGTTGCTTCAgttgaaagaaagcaaattctgtAGTTGCATGTTTCCAAAAACTCAGCAGTTTTGGATTGGAATTCTAAACAATTGCACCATAAGAACGCCATGTAATGGAGTTAAATTCCAG GTTTCCAAGGTAAATGATAAACAATCAGTAGTAGATGCAAGAATGGCTACTAGTGCAGATGGAACAAAAGTAGCTGCTGGAAAAAGTCCCAGTGGAGTATGTGATGGAAGCCGACATTCATTAGAAG caaaaatgaaacatatCAATCTGTCATTTGCAGCTTGTGGGTTTCTGGGTATTTACCACTTgggggcagcagctgctttttacAGACATGGTAAGAAGTTACTGAAAGTTGTGAAAGCTTTTGCGGGAGCTTCTGCAGGATCACTGGCTGCCACTGTCTTATTAGCAGTACCAGAAAATATGGAG aaatgcaagCAGTTTGCCTATGGATTTGCAGAGGAAGTTAGAAAATTGGACTTCGGTGCTGTAACACCTGgttatgattttatgaaaacacTTAG GGAAGGCATAGAGTCTATTCTTCCTTCTAATGCTCATGAGATAGCTGAGAACCGGCTCTATGTGTCAGTCACTAACACCAAAAATGGGGAAAATCACTTGGTTTCAAGTTTTGCCTCCAGGGAGGACCTCATTAAG gTCTTGCTAGCAAGTAGTTTTGTACCAGTATATGCAGGAATTAAACCAGTGGAATATAAAGGAGAG aAGTGGGTTGATGGTGGCCTTACTAATGGCCTTCCTATCTTGCCTGTTGGACGAACTGTGACGATTTCTCCTTTCAGCGGTCGACTAGATATCTGTCCACAAGATAAAGGACGTGTGGATCTTTATGTTAAATTTGCAAAACAAGATATAATG CTGTCTCTGGCCAACCTAGTAAGACTTAATCAAGCTTTGTTCCCACCAAACCAGGAGAAAATGGAGTCGTTATACCAAAATGGATTTGATGATGCTGTACgttttttactgaaagaaaattggTTTGAATAG
- the PNPLA4 gene encoding patatin-like phospholipase domain-containing protein 4 isoform X6, which produces MVEQLLRVSVWLPHHLDPEVTFKKMWTAKSLCSAQILLLQLKESKFCSCMFPKTQQFWIGILNNCTIRTPCNGVKFQVSKVNDKQSVVDARMATSADGTKVAAGKSPSGVCDGSRHSLEAKMKHINLSFAACGFLGIYHLGAAAAFYRHGKKLLKVVKAFAGASAGSLAATVLLAVPENMEKCKQFAYGFAEEVRKLDFGAVTPGYDFMKTLREGIESILPSNAHEIAENRLYVSVTNTKNGENHLVSSFASREDLIKVLLASSFVPVYAGIKPVEYKGEINIVKDDMSLFQKLWVLRLK; this is translated from the exons ATGGTAGAACAGCTTCTGAGAGTGTCAGTTTGGTTACCACATCATCTGGATCCAGAGGTcacttttaagaaaatgtgGACTGCTAAAAGTCTTTGTAGTGCTCAAATACTGTTGCTTCAgttgaaagaaagcaaattctgtAGTTGCATGTTTCCAAAAACTCAGCAGTTTTGGATTGGAATTCTAAACAATTGCACCATAAGAACGCCATGTAATGGAGTTAAATTCCAG GTTTCCAAGGTAAATGATAAACAATCAGTAGTAGATGCAAGAATGGCTACTAGTGCAGATGGAACAAAAGTAGCTGCTGGAAAAAGTCCCAGTGGAGTATGTGATGGAAGCCGACATTCATTAGAAG caaaaatgaaacatatCAATCTGTCATTTGCAGCTTGTGGGTTTCTGGGTATTTACCACTTgggggcagcagctgctttttacAGACATGGTAAGAAGTTACTGAAAGTTGTGAAAGCTTTTGCGGGAGCTTCTGCAGGATCACTGGCTGCCACTGTCTTATTAGCAGTACCAGAAAATATGGAG aaatgcaagCAGTTTGCCTATGGATTTGCAGAGGAAGTTAGAAAATTGGACTTCGGTGCTGTAACACCTGgttatgattttatgaaaacacTTAG GGAAGGCATAGAGTCTATTCTTCCTTCTAATGCTCATGAGATAGCTGAGAACCGGCTCTATGTGTCAGTCACTAACACCAAAAATGGGGAAAATCACTTGGTTTCAAGTTTTGCCTCCAGGGAGGACCTCATTAAG gTCTTGCTAGCAAGTAGTTTTGTACCAGTATATGCAGGAATTAAACCAGTGGAATATAAAGGAGAG ATTAACATTGTGAAAGATGACATGAGTTTGTTTCAAAAATTGTGGGTGCTGAGACTGAAGTGA
- the PNPLA4 gene encoding patatin-like phospholipase domain-containing protein 4 isoform X5, whose translation MWTAKSLCSAQILLLQLKESKFCSCMFPKTQQFWIGILNNCTIRTPCNGVKFQVSKVNDKQSVVDARMATSADGTKVAAGKSPSGVCDGSRHSLEAKMKHINLSFAACGFLGIYHLGAAAAFYRHGKKLLKVVKAFAGASAGSLAATVLLAVPENMEKCKQFAYGFAEEVRKLDFGAVTPGYDFMKTLREGIESILPSNAHEIAENRLYVSVTNTKNGENHLVSSFASREDLIKVLLASSFVPVYAGIKPVEYKGEKWVDGGLTNGLPILPVGRTVTISPFSGRLDICPQDKGRVDLYVKFAKQDIMLLGLLQLSLANLVRLNQALFPPNQEKMESLYQNGFDDAVRFLLKENWFE comes from the exons atgtgGACTGCTAAAAGTCTTTGTAGTGCTCAAATACTGTTGCTTCAgttgaaagaaagcaaattctgtAGTTGCATGTTTCCAAAAACTCAGCAGTTTTGGATTGGAATTCTAAACAATTGCACCATAAGAACGCCATGTAATGGAGTTAAATTCCAG GTTTCCAAGGTAAATGATAAACAATCAGTAGTAGATGCAAGAATGGCTACTAGTGCAGATGGAACAAAAGTAGCTGCTGGAAAAAGTCCCAGTGGAGTATGTGATGGAAGCCGACATTCATTAGAAG caaaaatgaaacatatCAATCTGTCATTTGCAGCTTGTGGGTTTCTGGGTATTTACCACTTgggggcagcagctgctttttacAGACATGGTAAGAAGTTACTGAAAGTTGTGAAAGCTTTTGCGGGAGCTTCTGCAGGATCACTGGCTGCCACTGTCTTATTAGCAGTACCAGAAAATATGGAG aaatgcaagCAGTTTGCCTATGGATTTGCAGAGGAAGTTAGAAAATTGGACTTCGGTGCTGTAACACCTGgttatgattttatgaaaacacTTAG GGAAGGCATAGAGTCTATTCTTCCTTCTAATGCTCATGAGATAGCTGAGAACCGGCTCTATGTGTCAGTCACTAACACCAAAAATGGGGAAAATCACTTGGTTTCAAGTTTTGCCTCCAGGGAGGACCTCATTAAG gTCTTGCTAGCAAGTAGTTTTGTACCAGTATATGCAGGAATTAAACCAGTGGAATATAAAGGAGAG aAGTGGGTTGATGGTGGCCTTACTAATGGCCTTCCTATCTTGCCTGTTGGACGAACTGTGACGATTTCTCCTTTCAGCGGTCGACTAGATATCTGTCCACAAGATAAAGGACGTGTGGATCTTTATGTTAAATTTGCAAAACAAGATATAATG CTTCTCGGTCTGTTGCAGCTGTCTCTGGCCAACCTAGTAAGACTTAATCAAGCTTTGTTCCCACCAAACCAGGAGAAAATGGAGTCGTTATACCAAAATGGATTTGATGATGCTGTACgttttttactgaaagaaaattggTTTGAATAG